From a region of the Takifugu flavidus isolate HTHZ2018 chromosome 20, ASM371156v2, whole genome shotgun sequence genome:
- the rnf208 gene encoding RING finger protein 208, whose translation MSCLRRPPVTIPMDTVKIIQSEKFPRECPAPVTQPRFAPPPRVAWDGGGEGEIIVNQACSDLTLDMAGSPRPMVPQVAPVLRRDPGFLAPRKTSANEICYHQFHYKMEDVIVNQYVLRSASTSSSTSSSSSSSSSGPVMPCEPLDCPTCGHTYNFTGKRPRILSCLHSVCEECLQILYESCPKYKFISCPTCRRETVLFTDYGLAALAINTSILSRLPADPNGPVQWGGDADRSCYQTVRQYCQSACTCHIANPLSTCGIM comes from the coding sequence ATGTCCTGCCTCAGGCGTCCACCTGTGACCATCCCCATGGACACCGTCAAGATCATTCAGTCGGAGAAGTTCCCCCGAGAGTGTCCCGCGCCCGTCACCCAGCCGCGCttcgccccgcccccccgggTGGCGTgggacggcggcggcgagggcgAGATCATCGTCAACCAGGCCTGCAGCGACCTGACCCTGGACATGGCGGGATCGCCCCGGCCGATGGTGCCCCAGGTGGCGCCGGTGCTGCGCCGGGACCCCGGCTTCCTGGCGCCGCGCAAAACCAGTGCCAACGAAATCTGCTACCACCAGTTCCACTACAAGATGGAGGACGTGATAGTCAACCAGTACGTGCTGCGCtccgcctccacctcctcctccacctcctcctcctcctcgtcctcctcctccggacCCGTGATGCCCTGCGAGCCCCTGGACTGCCCCACCTGCGGCCACACCTACAACTTCACGGGCAAGCGTCCTCGCATCCTGTCCTGCCTGCACTCGGTGTGCGAGGAGTGCCTGCAGATCCTCTACGAGTCCTGTCCCAAGTACAAGTTCATCTCCTGCCCCACCTGCCGACGCGAAACGGTGCTGTTCACCGACTACGGCCTGGCTGCCCTGGCcatcaacaccagcatcctGAGCCGTTTGCCCGCCGACCCCAACGGGCCCGTCCAGTGGGGAGGGGACGCCGACCGCAGCTGCTATCAGACTGTGCGCCAGTACTGCCAGTCGGCCTGTACCTGCCACATCGCCAACCCTTTGTCCACCTGTGGCATCATGTAG
- the slc5a1 gene encoding sodium/glucose cotransporter 1 isoform X1 — MTWEYRGFSSVRGMDPSTHKVNNPADISVIVVYFLVVLGVGIWAMVRTNRGTVGGFFLAGRSMVWWPIGASLFASNIGSGHFVGVAGTAAAAGLAIGGFEWNALIVVVFLGWLFVPIYIKAGVVTMPEYLTKRFGGQRIRIYLSVLSLFLYVVTKISADMFSGAIFINQALGLNIYLAVIALLMITALYTVTGGLAAVIYTDTLQTIIMIVGSFILMGFAFAEMGSFENFQERYMAAIPNNTIGFEPKCYEPRPDSFNLFRDAITGDLPWPGLVFGLTIQAVWYWCTDQVIVQRCLSAKNLSHVKAGCILCGYLKLLPMFLMVFPGMISRILYTDVVACVDPADCERFCGTAVGCSNIAYPKLVVDLMPNGLRGLMLSVMLASLMSSLTSIFNSASTLFTMDIYTKVRKRASEKELMIAGRVFILVLIGVSIAWIPIVQSAQSGQLFDYIQSITSYLTPPIAAVFILAIFCKRVNEPGAFYGLMIGLAIGLSRMITEFVYGTGSCANPSNCPTIICGVHYLYFSIILFTVSCIVILSISLMTSPIPDKNLYRLVWSLRHRTEEREDLEKDIWVDNQDSNSFDIDGNMQSPGKHRYIGYTCTFITFNSSFTEPQEQPGLCKKAVMCFCGLEQNQAVKLTPEEEAEMKRKLTDTSEKPLWRNVVNVNALILLAVAFFCHGFFA; from the exons ATGACTTGGGAATATCGTGGATTTTCGTCCGTAAGGGGCATGGACCCCAGCACCCACAAAGTCAACAACCCTGCTGACATCTCAGTTATTGTGGTTTATTTTCTGGTTGTCCTCGGCGTAGGAATATGG GCTATGGTGCGCACCAACCGAGGGACCGTGGGCGGCTTCTTCCTTGCTGGGAGGAGCATGGTGTGGTGGCCC ATCGGAGCGTCGCTCTTTGCCAGCAACATTGGAAGTGGCCACTTCGTGGGCGTCGCAGGCACGGCGGCGGCCGCGGGACTGGCCATCGGAGGGTTCGAATGGAAC GCCCTGATCGTTGTGGTGTTTCTGGGCTGGCTCTTTGTGCCCATCTACATCAAAGCTGGG GTGGTCACCATGCCCGAGTACCTGACCAAGAGGTTTGGAGGACAGCGCATTCGTATCTATCTCTCCGTGCTCTCCCTCTTCTTGTACGTGGTTACCAAGATCTCG GCGGACATGTTCTCTGGGGCCATTTTCATCAACCAAGCTCTGGGGCTGAACATCTACCTGGCTGTCATCGCTCTTCTGATGATCACTGCGCTGTACACCGTCACAG GTGGGCTGGCTGCTGTGATCTACACGGACACCTTACAGACCATCATCATGATTGTGGGATCCTTCATCCTCATGGGCTTTG CGTTTGCTGAAATGGGCAGCTTCGAGAACTTCCAGGAGCGCTACATGGCCGCCATCCCGAACAACACAATCGGATTCGAGCCGAAGTGCTACGAGCCTCGGCCCGATTCCTTTAACCTGTTCAGGGATGCGATCACAGGGGATCTGCCGTGGCCAGGCCTCGTTTTTGGACTCACCATCCAGGCCGTGTGGTACTGGTGCACCGATCAG GTGATTGTCCAGCGTTGCCTGTCTGCCAAGAACCTGTCCCACGTTAAGGCCGGCTGTATCTTATGTGGCTACCTGAAGCTTCTGCCCATGTTCCTCATGGTGTTCCCAGGGATGATCAGCAGGATCCTCTACACTG ATGTGGTGGCTTGTGTAGACCCAGCAGACTGTGAAAGGTTTTGTGGGACCGCTGTGGGCTGCAGCAACATTGCGTATCCCAAACTGGTGGTGGACCTCATGCCCAACG GGCTGCGAGGACTGATGCTGTCAGTGATGCTGGCCTCTCTGATGAGCTCGCTCACCTCCATCTTCAACAGCGCCAGTACGCTGTTCACCATGGACATCTACACAAAAGTTCGTAAAAGGGCCAGTGAGAAGGAGCTGATGATCGCTGGCAG AGTCTTTATCCTGGTCCTCATCGGGGTGAGCATAGCGTGGATCCCCATCGTGCAGTCTGCCCAGAGCGGCCAGCTCTTCGACTACATCCAGTCCATCACCAGTTACCTCACTCCGCCGATTGCGGCCGTCTTCATCCTCGCTATCTTCTGCAAACGTGTCAACGAGCCG GGTGCATTTTACGGCCTCATGATCGGGCTGGCCATCGGTCTGTCCAGGATGATCACCGAGTTTGTTTACGGAACCGGCAGCTGCGCTAATCCCAGTAACTGTCCAACCATCATCTGTGGCGTCCACTACCTTTACTTCAGCATCATCCTGTTCACTGTCTCCTGCATCGTCATCCTGAGTATCTCCCTCATGACCTCCCCCATCCCTGACAAGAAC TTATATCGACTGGTTTGGAGCCTGAGGCATCgtacagaggagagggaggaccTTGAAAAGGACATTTGGGTTGATAACCAAGATTCCAACTCTTTCGACATAGACGGTAACATGCAGAGTCCTGGCAAACATAGATACATTGGCTACACTTGCACCTTCATCACTTTCAACTCTTCCTTCACAGAACCCCAAGAACAACCGGGTCTGTGCAAGAAGGCGGTGATGTGCTTCTGCGGGCTGGAACAGAACCAAGCGGTCAAACTGACCCCGGAAGAAGAAGCCGAGATGAAGCGGAAGCTCACGGACACCTCGGAGAAGCCGCTGTGGAGGAACGTGGTCAACGTCAACGCCCTCATCCTCCTGGCTGTCGCTTTCTTCTGCCACGGCTTTTTCGCGTAA
- the slc5a1 gene encoding sodium/glucose cotransporter 1 isoform X2, with product MTWEYRGFSSVRGMDPSTHKVNNPADISVIVVYFLVVLGVGIWAMVRTNRGTVGGFFLAGRSMVWWPIGASLFASNIGSGHFVGVAGTAAAAGLAIGGFEWNALIVVVFLGWLFVPIYIKAGVVTMPEYLTKRFGGQRIRIYLSVLSLFLYVVTKISADMFSGAIFINQALGLNIYLAVIALLMITALYTVTGGLAAVIYTDTLQTIIMIVGSFILMGFAFAEMGSFENFQERYMAAIPNNTIGFEPKCYEPRPDSFNLFRDAITGDLPWPGLVFGLTIQAVWYWCTDQVIVQRCLSAKNLSHVKAGCILCGYLKLLPMFLMVFPGMISRILYTDVVACVDPADCERFCGTAVGCSNIAYPKLVVDLMPNGLRGLMLSVMLASLMSSLTSIFNSASTLFTMDIYTKVRKRASEKELMIAGRVFILVLIGVSIAWIPIVQSAQSGQLFDYIQSITSYLTPPIAAVFILAIFCKRVNEPGAFYGLMIGLAIGLSRMITEFVYGTGSCANPSNCPTIICGVHYLYFSIILFTVSCIVILSISLMTSPIPDKNLYRLVWSLRHRTEEREDLEKDIWVDNQDSNSFDIDEPQEQPGLCKKAVMCFCGLEQNQAVKLTPEEEAEMKRKLTDTSEKPLWRNVVNVNALILLAVAFFCHGFFA from the exons ATGACTTGGGAATATCGTGGATTTTCGTCCGTAAGGGGCATGGACCCCAGCACCCACAAAGTCAACAACCCTGCTGACATCTCAGTTATTGTGGTTTATTTTCTGGTTGTCCTCGGCGTAGGAATATGG GCTATGGTGCGCACCAACCGAGGGACCGTGGGCGGCTTCTTCCTTGCTGGGAGGAGCATGGTGTGGTGGCCC ATCGGAGCGTCGCTCTTTGCCAGCAACATTGGAAGTGGCCACTTCGTGGGCGTCGCAGGCACGGCGGCGGCCGCGGGACTGGCCATCGGAGGGTTCGAATGGAAC GCCCTGATCGTTGTGGTGTTTCTGGGCTGGCTCTTTGTGCCCATCTACATCAAAGCTGGG GTGGTCACCATGCCCGAGTACCTGACCAAGAGGTTTGGAGGACAGCGCATTCGTATCTATCTCTCCGTGCTCTCCCTCTTCTTGTACGTGGTTACCAAGATCTCG GCGGACATGTTCTCTGGGGCCATTTTCATCAACCAAGCTCTGGGGCTGAACATCTACCTGGCTGTCATCGCTCTTCTGATGATCACTGCGCTGTACACCGTCACAG GTGGGCTGGCTGCTGTGATCTACACGGACACCTTACAGACCATCATCATGATTGTGGGATCCTTCATCCTCATGGGCTTTG CGTTTGCTGAAATGGGCAGCTTCGAGAACTTCCAGGAGCGCTACATGGCCGCCATCCCGAACAACACAATCGGATTCGAGCCGAAGTGCTACGAGCCTCGGCCCGATTCCTTTAACCTGTTCAGGGATGCGATCACAGGGGATCTGCCGTGGCCAGGCCTCGTTTTTGGACTCACCATCCAGGCCGTGTGGTACTGGTGCACCGATCAG GTGATTGTCCAGCGTTGCCTGTCTGCCAAGAACCTGTCCCACGTTAAGGCCGGCTGTATCTTATGTGGCTACCTGAAGCTTCTGCCCATGTTCCTCATGGTGTTCCCAGGGATGATCAGCAGGATCCTCTACACTG ATGTGGTGGCTTGTGTAGACCCAGCAGACTGTGAAAGGTTTTGTGGGACCGCTGTGGGCTGCAGCAACATTGCGTATCCCAAACTGGTGGTGGACCTCATGCCCAACG GGCTGCGAGGACTGATGCTGTCAGTGATGCTGGCCTCTCTGATGAGCTCGCTCACCTCCATCTTCAACAGCGCCAGTACGCTGTTCACCATGGACATCTACACAAAAGTTCGTAAAAGGGCCAGTGAGAAGGAGCTGATGATCGCTGGCAG AGTCTTTATCCTGGTCCTCATCGGGGTGAGCATAGCGTGGATCCCCATCGTGCAGTCTGCCCAGAGCGGCCAGCTCTTCGACTACATCCAGTCCATCACCAGTTACCTCACTCCGCCGATTGCGGCCGTCTTCATCCTCGCTATCTTCTGCAAACGTGTCAACGAGCCG GGTGCATTTTACGGCCTCATGATCGGGCTGGCCATCGGTCTGTCCAGGATGATCACCGAGTTTGTTTACGGAACCGGCAGCTGCGCTAATCCCAGTAACTGTCCAACCATCATCTGTGGCGTCCACTACCTTTACTTCAGCATCATCCTGTTCACTGTCTCCTGCATCGTCATCCTGAGTATCTCCCTCATGACCTCCCCCATCCCTGACAAGAAC TTATATCGACTGGTTTGGAGCCTGAGGCATCgtacagaggagagggaggaccTTGAAAAGGACATTTGGGTTGATAACCAAGATTCCAACTCTTTCGACATAGACG AACCCCAAGAACAACCGGGTCTGTGCAAGAAGGCGGTGATGTGCTTCTGCGGGCTGGAACAGAACCAAGCGGTCAAACTGACCCCGGAAGAAGAAGCCGAGATGAAGCGGAAGCTCACGGACACCTCGGAGAAGCCGCTGTGGAGGAACGTGGTCAACGTCAACGCCCTCATCCTCCTGGCTGTCGCTTTCTTCTGCCACGGCTTTTTCGCGTAA